The Candidatus Dormiibacterota bacterium DNA window CACGGGAGGCAAAGGCATGTCTTTAGCCGCTTGTGTACGCTTAAATGTTTCGGACGTCAACCGGAAAAATTGACCCTAATGTCATGTTGCGAGTAGACACTTGCGTCGATGGGCAAACGCACCGATCGTCGTTTCTGCTAAAGGCCGGCTGGACAGGCTCTTCAGTCGATCATGTCCAAGAGACATGGTCGCTTCTCAACTTCTCAGTGGCTCCACCCTCAAACGTGCGTCGTCCGCGGAATATGGACACCCTGACAGGAAAAGATCAATTTGCTGGCCACAAGTTGCGCCTGCTTCTAGGCGCCTACTTCGAGCCGCTTTTGCTCTCTCCCACCGACGTCTGGGCGCTCAACAACCGGGGGCTGGCGTACGGACAATTGGGGAGGTGGAAGAAGGCGCGCAGGGATTTCGAGGAAGCGCTCAGGATCGATCCCGGATTCGAGCAGGCTAGGAGCCCGTCCGAGTAACGGGCCAAACAAAGATCGCTTTCGGAGGGAGGGCGCGTGATGCGCTGTGGGGGACAGAGGGCTGGCCGCGATCGAGATCGGTGTCCCGGTCGCTCCGAGCCTCCCGTCGGCCCTCGACGG harbors:
- a CDS encoding tetratricopeptide repeat protein — its product is MRLLLGAYFEPLLLSPTDVWALNNRGLAYGQLGRWKKARRDFEEALRIDPGFEQARSPSE